A stretch of DNA from Schistocerca americana isolate TAMUIC-IGC-003095 chromosome 3, iqSchAmer2.1, whole genome shotgun sequence:
GTCAAGCGCTGTTCGTCATCGCTATCAATTTTACATGAACAAGTGTTACATTACAGGACTTTTATTAAGTCTCACTGCTTAACGTTGTAGCAGATGGTTTGCAAGGCTTTCTTCATCGTATGTAAATAAGTTAATGAGAGCAGTACTTATGACTAGTTGTTGTTATCTGTAGATCTGTACACATACATAATTTAAATTCTCTCACAGCGTTTTTTCCATCTGTGTGGGaaggttaatctcaggaactacttcaGGGATCTTGATACGGTTTCCACTAACAGACAGGCTAATTCACGAGGAGGGTTTGTGTAAGTCCGGATTTATTACCGCTACCCCAGACAACTCGTTGAGCCATACCTGCTTAGTGCTACCAGTGTGATGCCAAAGCGGATCGTTAAGAGTATGTAGTCACGGTATATTTCGGCACATACACTATAGTAGCGGTGAGCCTATTGATACCTATCGCAATACCTACTAATACATCGAACTCTACTGCCTGTTAAACCAGTCGCATTCAATTCATGCAGTACTCTCAGAATCACACTGTATCGAAGCCCGGCTGAAATATTTCTATCATTATCGTTATATAACCACCCTCCGGTGTTACCCAAAAGACTTTAATGTTCTATTACACCGTCACCGAGTAGATAGATTCTCCAAATATCCGAGGTATCCTTCCGGAACACATTAGGATACAGCGACCAAGTAAACTTATTGTGCGGAAGATACATCTCAGGTTGGAATTGTACTTCGTCCTTCAAAATATTCTTCAGGCCCATTCTCTCGTCAGAGAGGGGTCTCTCATAGCTTTGACGTTTAGGAAAAATTTCGCGACTTGCTGTAGATTTGTTTAGCCATTGCCTAAGTGTGGCAGAAATAAACCTCCAGTGcgaaatgttaacaaagaagaggaagattaggatttaacttcccgtcgacttagaacttttcaaagaaacaattgtgtacgaacattacggaaatgTTTTGCGGTATAAATTCTGAGAACACAAAACACAAGAACAGTAAAGAATCATATCAATTCCTCTCTCAAACAGGGCGTCTTGCGTAATGATGACAACCAAAAATTATAGATATTTACCCTTACAGAAGGGCTTACCTACCGCCCACTATTTTCGAATGAAACAGGAGGGGGTTAAGCTTGTACTTATACATCACATTACAGAGATCAAGCGTAGCAattaatcacaataaaggaaaggaaaattatcgtttaacgtcccatcgatgacGAGATCTTTATGGAACCAGCTTGCGATAGGGAAATGATTGGAAAGGAAATCGATCATGCCATTGAAAAAAGAACCGTCCtgccatttgccttaagcgattgaaGGAAATCACGAAAAGGCCTAAACCTGGGTGGACGGACGGAGACTTTAACCACTGTCCTCCAACGTCTTGTCACTATACCACATGGTTCGGTCTACAATTTATCACAGGCGGAAATTTGTTACCGGTTTTAGGGCAAGCGGAACACTGAAAATTTCGACGTCTGTACAAGAATAATTCTCAGTCCGTCTAATTGTAGATTACAACTATCCTGTATTTTTTCCCTATCCTTTCGCTGGTTTCCGTGAAACATAATGATGTGGAAGCAACAACGAAGTCATGCGTAATTTATAAAGGCACTATCCACAGTGGCGTAATATGATAGTTAGTGACTATAGGTAATCTTTTAAGTTTAAGAtaatctttttttcaaaattttatttgtaataaatgatTACGATCGACAACTGATTTACGGATCTCAAATCGGCTGGTAGTATTTACATATACCGCCAGAAATTCGTCGGAGAAATGAGGAGAATAGGATGTGTATTGTTTCTGATTACCGGGCGGTCGGCCAATGTTTAAGCTGCATTGCAGACTGCCCATGAATGGAGGGCACAACGTACTTATTACACGTACTTGTAGTACACATTTACCATTGTGATACCCCATTCGCACCTCAGAATACCAACAACAGATATCTGGGGGCAGTGTCCTTAAAAATCATTAGTGACTCTAGCAATCCAGTTTCCATTGCAGAACGAGAAGTGCTTATTATTTAACGTCGGGGATCACATTAATTTGGTACTCGGAAGcaacaacgatttttttttttttgactgaacATCAATGGCAAATTTTACTTCTTATGTCATATTTGTAAATCATATGTGGTTTTCCCGACGTGCAAACAGAACTTATTTATCTCTGTGACTATGAGTGAGACTCTCAGATTCAGTAAAATACTTTCTGGATAAATCACTTTTTCATTGCCAAATAATATTTTGGAGAATTTCCGTAGAACGCCGCCATCTTCAGTTACATTCTTCAGTAATGTGTATCGCAGTAAACGTCGTATTCTTTTAAACATTATGCTGTTTTCGACGCAACTAGAATTAGCGTTCAAAAGCGCAGTGTCATCCTGGGTTACGCTCAGTTCAGCGTAAAATCGTTGTGTAAACACGTCAGGACAGCAGCAAGCGGACTGAGCAAGTCGCGCCAATTTTACCAACCAATAAACAAAGAAAGGCGACTAATAATCTGTAGTGATGAGCGGTAATTCATCGTGGGGAAGCTGATAAAACTAAGATTTCATTTCACGCAATTAGTAACGCAAGTCTGGAACGCTTTTATATCCTCACGCAGAGGAATGGACTGTAACAGATTGCCTGCAGGCAGATGGGACAGTTAATTTCGTCTGGTTGCgctagtctctctaattttactgggTTTCTTACTTCCTTAAgtgctatattttttttatttaccgcTGAAAGACATGAGGTTCGATACCAGATTTTCCTTTCGTGGTACCTCTGTTCCGCACATCCGCATGTAcatgtctactctgcaattcacacccaAGTGCTTCACGCAGGGCTCAAAGAactattttcatactatttctggACCGTTCCTCTTCCGAAATTCACGTGGGGGAAAATGAATACCTacgtctttctgtgcgagctctgatttctcttattttactatgatgggTCATTTCTCCCCAAGCAGACGAGAGGGAAAAAAAACGCATTGTCTGGAGAAACTTGGTgacagaaattttgtgaaaagatctcctCACAAagcaaaacgcctttttttttaattattacaacCACAACTTGCGTATCGTATCTGTGGCACTCTTTTCCCTATTTCGGGACAGTGCAAAACGTGCTGCAGTTCCTAGAACTTTTTCGGTATCCTtcgtcaatcctatttggtaactgtagcagagggcggacaagcgtagcgtagtcAGTGTCTGTAGCAGATTTTTGCACATCTTCTATGGGTTTTGCCAACAAACCACAGTGTTTGGTTCGCCTTCtctacaacgttttctatgtgaagGTTACAATATAAATTattggtaattgtaatccctaggtatttacttgaccAGACAATCAACAAATTTCTGTTATTTATCGAGTACCGAAATATGATACATTCTTTGTGGTACCTATAGGGAGGATCTCACCCTATTTCTTGTTCTAGATCAGTTGCTACTTTTCGCATCATAGAAATAACTCTtgactaaatcattttgtaattcgtgttGAGCTTCGTATGACTTAACTAAAcggtaaacgatagcgtcatctgcatgCAATCTAATACTGCTGCTCACACTGTCTCTCAAATCCTTTCTATAgatatacagatcaggaacagaagGGTGCCTGTAatagttccttggggaacgccagatatcgctcCGATTCCATTCCCGTCTATTAGagtctactacgaactgtgaccctggCAGGAAGTTACGAACACAGTCTCACAACTAAGACGATAATCGACAGGCATACTACTTTATTTGATGCCATTTGTGAGAAACGTAAAAAGCCTTCTAGAACTGTAGAAATACTGCATTAGCTTAGGATCACTTGTGGAAAGCACTCATTGTCACCTCTGGTTGCAACGTGTAACTATTGACATTCACGTTGCTGTGTTTTTCATCCGGGCTTGGATCGAAATGTTCACACTTACAACATTAAGAGCGGCTGCTAGTTACGGAATGATGAAATAGTTCACTTAACTTTGTAGTTTTAATATCAGGCTTTTGCTCATCAGTTGCAGTACTTGCGTAATTGCAACCGAAGACTAAGAAAGGAAATCGAGATTTTTCACAGGAGATTTTTTACTTAAAACGTTGATATCTTGCACTTAAATTATAATTCCGTAAAAAGTATATCTGATAATTCGGGAAATATTTCGTATCATCAGTTAACCTAACGAACGATCCAATGTTTAAGACACCGCAGTCTCATTCCGGAAATACAAGATTCAAATCTAGCTCATGTCATTCTGGGATGATTAACATTTCCCCTGTCATCCTAAGAGGGTATCGAAATGTGTAACATAAAAGGCCGCGtcctttgattgcactgacttaggagcttaaattttttacaacaCAAAGGGACTGTAGACTTTGGTGTGTGACATCAATTTCAAACTGATTCGTCACCCCATTCCCAACAAAAATGGTTCTcagcagtcggacagacagaccgaTAGACGGACGACAAAGTGGTTTTGTAACGATTCCGTGTTTACCGATCGAGGTACAGAACCCATAAAAACGCATTTCATACAACAAagaatttttacttttcttttcatcAAAGAAGGAATATTACAATGTAATTACTGATGAGGGAATACAATTGTTGAAACATTTTAAGCCTGAAAGAACGTAACGGCATGTTGGCAAGAAAGACAATATCTCTTAAGAGTGCTGCGTTAGTCACTTATTTTGAAATCGCATATTTTGCGTCATGCCTTCATGTTATTCCAGTTTACTATGTCGTGGTCACAAGAAGTTTTCTTGGGTTGTCTCAGACATATGACTCTGGAAATGCGAAATCTCTCTAGAAGTGTACTTAAGTAACCGCGGGACGCAAACCCGCGCTTCTCCAGCCCAGAAAAAGAAATCGCCCGGCTAATGGAATCCGGCCGCGGCGCGCCAGTAAGAAAGGCCGCATCATCCGGCTGCTCGGGGCCACGCAGGCAGCCGGCAGCGGCTGTCGTCGCCTCGTTCGCCCGCGCGACAACCCCGTAACACAATTAGTAAAAACATTTTACGTGCCCCTTCCTCCCTACTTGTCGGCGGAGAGAACGACGTCGTCCCGTGAAGAACGCCGGCGCCGTTGCGGGCGCGCTCTATCCCCATTAGCTCCGCGTGCCTACCTCTGCGGCGCGGGCCGAAGCGCGCTCGCCATTGGCCGCCGGCGGCGCGCTGTGGGCGTAGCCGGCGGAGGCGCCTCGCCCAATGGCAGCGCCTGACGCCCAATCGGTAGGCGGAGCTTGCTCGATTGGCTGTAACGTGTCCGGAGGAGTTGTCGGCAGGAAGTTGTCGGCAGTACGGCGGCGGAGTGGGGGGTGAGACAAGCACGTTCGCCTGGCGGGGAAGTGGCGGGGAGGGGCCGACAGCGCGGACCAGAACGGCCAGAACGTCTGGTTAGTCGCTGCGTCGAACACGCTCGCGGGCGCTCGGCGCCGCTTTTTATCGATACTGCGGCATCGAAAGGGAGCGATACGTGGCTCGCTGAAGACGCGGAATCCGCGATTTTGCACATCATATTAGTACCACCAGCCGCAGACAATTTTTTGATCCGCGATCGCTAGACTGCACTGTAGGAGCAGTATCTAATTAGTCGAGTGTCTACCAGAACAGCGCGTAGCTCGATGAAGCGTTTCACAGCTCAACATGCCAGCGCACCTACCTGCGTGGAATACGGGGACCGCTCCTGTTGACACTTGCTCAGTGAGACAGAGGTAAACAGTGCCGTCGTGTGCGACAcatccggcccccccccccccccccgccatcctcacccttcccctccctccaccctcccATCCCCGTACCCCCTCCACGCGGCCTCGCGGCTGTCAAGAGGCAATCTGTAAGCGGCTCACCAATACGAAGACTCGCCGTGACCGCGTGGCTCCCGAGCCAGATCCTAATTTATCGGGGCCGATAAACCGGCCGTGGCAGCCAGCAGCTTTGAAGTGAGCCGCGCCGCCGCAGGCACAGACGCGCCGGCGAGAAGCGAGCGGCCGGCTGCTGCCTCCCGCCTCCTCCAGCGCACCCCGCCGGCGGAACGAGACGGCGCGGAGGAGAGAAGAGAAGGACGGCGGCAACAAAAGGAAGCACGCGAGGAGGAGCTCGCCTAATAAATCTGCGCCTGCAATTGCAATACTTCTCCCCTTCATTTGCCCCGGCCCGTAGTCGCTCGCCCCGGAGGAGTCAACCAATCGCCCCGCGGTCGGCGGTCGTCGCAGACGTCTGCCCTGGCCAGCCCTCTTCAGCGTCAACTGGGGACCGCCTTCCAGCTCTTCACTCTGCGCCAGTTTGAAGATATTGGGCTACGACTGTGGTTGTCAAACTACACTGATATGGTAACTGATATTGTAACGCTTCCTTCTGTTCCGCAGAAAAGTGACTGGCAAAGGACTGTGGAAAAAAAGATATATTCTGCCGTGTGACACTTGAACAGTGCTGAGATATGGACATTTGGGATGACTCGATCCATATACATCACGAAGACATCAATTGCAACATGTGAAGTGTGTTGGTAGAAGTGCATTTTAAGTGGATATACCGATAGTGGACAAGAATTTTAGGCAGGCCTACCAGTGAAATACACTGTACACTACTGAGGTTGAGAATGATCGTATTTTCCCTACTGGAGTGGGAAAAAGAATTCTGAAAGTGACTTCTCAATACTTTTGAGGTGGCCTGGGAAGCGAAATTGGTGACTGTATGTTGTTTGCACCTAGGGGATGTGAAATTCATGGTCACATAGTGTTTGGTTGGAGTGATAAAACTGAATGTTTCAGAGTGATGGTGTATTTGTGAAGATGCTTCTGTTGTCACTAAACTGTACTGAGTAAACAATATTTGAACTGAACTTCTGGGATTGGTCAGCCTGTAATCGTTAGTAGACTGGTGTACTTTGGATGGACTTGCTTTGACGCTGGAAACTGAGCAACCAATTGGGACCAAATAATAATTCTGAAGTGGCCTGGGAGTGATACTAGTGACAGTATCATTTTACACCGAGAGCAGTACTTGAAGTAGTTGATATTGCAGTTTCAACAGACCTGTAGAGCAGTGATACACGAATGGATGTCAGTATAACCTGCTAGGTGTTGCGCGTTTGAGCAGACATCCTACCTACAGCAGCACAGACGTCCACCAATGAGCAGGCGGTGAGGAGACGCGGAGACGTGATCCGATGGACGCAGTGGGCTTCCTGAGGGTGCGCAGTCTGCCCCAGATGTGCAGCAGCCCGCTGGCCGCCTCCGACTCGGCGCCGGGCAGCCCGCTGGAGGCGTCGCCGCAGCCGCCTCCGGGACGGCGCCTCCGCGACGACGACACGGACGCcgacgaagacgacgacgacaTCAGCGTGGGCTGCCCGTCGCCCTCGCCGGCGGCCGTTCGCCGCCAGCAGCAGCGCCAGCGCAGCCCCGTCTCGTCGCCCGGCTCCTCCACCTGCCGCACCGCCACCTGCGACGCCGCCTCCGACGACGATGACGAGGACGACGACGTCGTCCGGCGCGACGAGGAGGAGGACGACTACTTCAAGCCGCTCAAGAGGCTCAAGATGATGAACATCGACAAGGCGACGGCGGAGAGGCCCGCCAggccgacgccgcctccgctgCCGAGCGGAGTCGAGCGGACGGCCTCGGCGACGCCGCCGCGAGCCTCCGGAGGCGGCGTAAAGTCCTTCTTCATCCTCGACATCTTGAACCACTGCCCGCGTACCaacggccagcagcagcagcaacagccgcCCCCGACGTCGGCGGCGCCGCGTCCGGGCGACCCGACGCCCGCCTCTACCGCCCGCATCGTGCGCCCTTGGGACTTGGgccccgcggcggcggcggcggccgtggcggcggcggcggcagcggcggcggcggccgggggCGGCGTCGTGCCGGTGGACAGGTACCGAGCCAGCGCCGCCGCCCACCACCACCGTCCCAAGTCGGCGGACTTCTGCTACGCCAGCGAGACCACGTGCAGCAGCGGCCGCTCCAGCAGCGACTGCTGCACCAGCCCGGACCTCGCCGCCAGCCCGGcgtcgggggcggcggcggcggcggccagacACCCGGGGGCGGCGCAGAGCTCCGGGGGCGGCGGCAGGCACCCGGCGCGATGCGGCAAAGGGGCGGCGGGCCAGCACCACGGCAAGGGCGGCGCCCAGGGCAGCAACACGTCGCCGCTGGACGCGCTCTTCCAGATGACGAGCAAGACCTTCGAGGAGCTCAACGGGGAGGCCGTATCAGGTGAGCACGACGGATCATCTTGCCTTCCATTACCTAACACACGTGCACGTCACTTTTCAGTTTCTCAGTAACAAATGGCACGGAGGAAATGCGTTGCCCTTCCAGTGACAAGTGTGAATCTCATCAAAATCCTTCTGGTGACGCTACCACGTttactttaaaaaataattaatcacGGTTGTTCTTCTTATTACAGAAGGACGCACAAATATACACAATGGTTACTAGCTTCAGCGAAATTAAATAGCCGTCTTCAGACCACTTGCATAGAAAAAGTCTTTCCTGTCATATGTCAACAAGCACACAGTGTGTAAATATTTTATACTTGTGTTATGTATTCTAGTGGTAACCATTGTGCACAGCTGTTATTTTATTGTATGACGAGGGACGGTATTATTGAATGTTGTCTCTGTAAGTTATGTCCAATTAATGTGAACAGTCGACGAAATGGACCGCCCCTAtaaaaatttttctgtacgaatgatctgaagatggcgatttaATTTCGCTGAATCTACTAATCATTGTGTATTTTTGTGGGATCTGGGTAAATAAACTTCTGTAACAAGAAGATAAACCGTGTTTAGATTCTGAGACGCGTCCAATATAGCTGATAATGCCAGGTAATCATAACACCAAAAAATTTGTTCGTACACTGCTTCAGTCACTGTAATTTTTGCTTTTATCAGCAATATGCGTTTCGATGGTCACGCCATCAACATGAAGTCGATAAAGATACCTTTACATTATCGAATTTGCCTGTCTATTTGGCAGGTACCATCGTCATAAGAAAATTCAACATCATAAAAGTGTCTTAATCCACCGCATGATGATGTCATGGTTTTAGAAACGCTTACtggtataaaaatgtaaataaaaaagtgtaTAAAAATGACCGAAGCGGTGTATCAATATTTTTTGTGTATCCATCGTAGACCATGAAGAcacatttgtaaatatttgaaatgctaaaaaaactgaaataacctATATTCCTCATGGAATAAACGATGAATCTGTTCTATAGCATAGTCCCGACGAACCAAAGCGATTCGTAGATCCCTCCGTGAGTAAATCAATCGATAAGAACGGTTTCTGCAAAAGACttttttaacatattttgtattttgtaaGATAACGCGGAGGTATACGTAGAAGTTTCAGGCTCTTGACAAGTTGTTATGAGCGTCACGAGTAAATTTTACGAATTAGAAATGTCATGTCCGTATCTGTGATGTAACACTTTGCGTACTAAATA
This window harbors:
- the LOC124606020 gene encoding LOW QUALITY PROTEIN: homeobox protein Hox-A4-like (The sequence of the model RefSeq protein was modified relative to this genomic sequence to represent the inferred CDS: inserted 1 base in 1 codon), whose product is MDAVGFLRVRSLPQMCSSPLAASDSAPGSPLEASPQPPPGRRLRDDDTDADEDDDDISVGCPSPSPAAVRRQQQRQRSPVSSPGSSTCRTATCDEEDDYFKPLKRLKMMNIDKATAERPARPTPPPLPSGVERTASATPPRASGGGVKSFFILDILNHCPRTNGQQQQQQPPPTSAAPRPGDPTPASTARIRRRRPGAASCRWTGTEPAPPPXHHRPKSADFCYASETTCSSGRSSSDCCTSPDLAASPASGAAAAAARHPGAAQSSGGGGRHPARCGKGAAGQHHGKGGAQGSNTSPLDALFQMTSKTFEELNGEAVSEGQASHLNLFNSRQQAKKKRKSRTAFTNHQIFELEKRFLYQKYLSPADRDEIAGQLGLSNAQVITWFQNRRAKLKRDMEELKKDVESTKILSAHKSFLENVTDLGILKKKAPPSSAQMAAAAAAAVAAAAAVSSAGAASGGGGGGGDSGVDK